A genomic region of Arachis stenosperma cultivar V10309 chromosome 9, arast.V10309.gnm1.PFL2, whole genome shotgun sequence contains the following coding sequences:
- the LOC130947595 gene encoding tlg2p-like protein a, with protein MATRNRTLLFRKYRDALKSVRAPSSSSLPSTSSAGGRGGAAGPVIELVSSSLLNPNRSYAPLSTDDPGSSSKDLNLVTVGLPPAWVDVSEEISANVQRARTKMAELAKAHAKALMPSFGDGKEEQRAIESLTYEITDLIKRSEKRLQRLSAGGPSEDSNVRKNVQRSLATDLQNLSVELRKKQSTYLKRLRQQKEGPDGVDLEINMNGSKSTYEDDDLDNMIFNEHQMAKLKKTEAFTVEREKEIQQVVESVNELAQIMKDLSVLVIDQGTIVDRIDYNIQNVATTVEDGLKQLQKAERNQKKGGMVMCATVLLIMCLVMLVLLILKEIIL; from the exons ATGGCGACGAGGAATCGCACTCTCCTCTTCAGAAAGTACCGTGACGCATTGAAGAGCGTTCGCGCTCCTTCCTCCTCTTCCCTCCCCTCCACCTCCTCCGCCGGTGGCAGAGGGGGTGCCGCCGGACCCGTCATCGAATTGGTCAGCTCGTCGCTCCTCAACCCTAATCGTTCTTACGCCCCTCTAAGCACCGACGATCCCGGTAGCTCAAG TAAGGATCTAAATCTGGTAACAGTTGGATTACCGCCAGCATGGGTGGATGTGTCTGAAGAAATATCAGCAAATGTGCAGCGCGCCAGAACAAAAATGGCAGAGTTGGCCAAGGCTCATGCAAAGGCTTTAATGCCATCATTTGGTGACGGTAAGGAAGAACAACGTGCTATCGAGTCCCTAACATATGAGATAACTGACTTGATAAAGAGATCAGAGAAGAGACTGCAGAGACTTTCTGCTGGTGGGCCATCTGAGGATTCCAACGTGAGGAAGAATGTGCAG CGTTCTCTTGCTACCGACCTTCAGAACTTGTCTGTAGAGCTCCGCAAGAAACAATCAACATATTTGAAGCGCCTAAGGCAACAAAAGGAG GGTCCAGACGGGGTTGATTTAGAGATCAACATGAATGGAAGTAAATCCACATATGAAGATGATGACCTGGATAATATG ATATTTAATGAACATCAAATGGCCAAGCTGAAGAAAACTGAAGCATTCACAgtggaaagagaaaaagaaattcAGCAG GTTGTAGAATCTGTAAACGAGCTTGCTCAAATTATGAAGGATTTATCAGTCCTAGTCATTGACCAG GGTACGATTGTTGATAGAATAGACTACAACATTCAGAATGTAGCCACTACAGTTGAAGATGGCCTTAAACAGCTTCAGAAG GCAGAGAGAAACCAGAAAAAGGGGGGCATGGTGATGTGTGCGACGGTGCTGCTCATCATGTGCCTTGTTATGTTGGTTCTATTAATCCTTAAGGAAATTATCTTGTGA